Within the Acinetobacter radioresistens DSM 6976 = NBRC 102413 = CIP 103788 genome, the region CTTTTTGCTGAGTAGTATTTTTGATATTAGCTTGTGCAAGAGCGCGTTGAATTTCATCTCCACTCAGCGGCCAAGTTGAAGTACTGATCTGAATTACACCTTGTTGGTTTAACCAGTTCAGATCAGTACGCAAATCTTGGTTATTGAGGACCAGACCTTGTGCCCAGACAGGAGAAGACAGGACCGATAAAAGGGAAAGGCCCAAAACTTTTTTTAAAAACATTGTAGTGTCATGCTCAGGTGTAATTATTGTTACCAACCTTAAAGATTTCGTTTAGGTTTTTCAACATTGTAAATTCGGCTATTTACATATCTATAACTAAATCTTGGAATATAAAAAAGCCTGCATTCAGCAGGCTTCTCTTTATTTTAGTAATCAGACATCTTTACGACGCATGTGTGGGAATAAAATTACATCACGAATACTTGGCGCATCTGCAAAAATCATTACCAGACGGTCAATACCAATTCCCTCTCCGGCGGTTGGTGGCAGGCCATATTCTAAAGCTTCAATGAACTCTGCATCATAGTGCATTGCTTCATCATCACCTGCATCTTTCTCTTCAACCTGAGCCTGAAAACGCTCTGCCTGATCAATCGGGTCATTCAGCTCTGAAAAGCCATTGGCAAGTTCACGACCACCGATAAAAAATTCGAAACGGTCTGTAATATGGGGGTTATCATTATTACGGCGTGCCAATGGAGAGGTTTCTGCCGGGTACTCAGTAATAAAAGTCGGCTGGCGCAGTTTGGTTTCTACTGTTTCTTCAAAAACGATTGTTTGCAGCTTACCTAAACCAAAACCAGCTTTCACCTGTTCTTTAAGTTCTTCCCGAACAAATTTTGCCAAGAATTCCCGGTCATTAACATTTTCTGGTGTAAATTCCGGATTATGCTCAAGAATGGCATCAAACATCGAGATTTTCTTGTATGGCCCTTTGAAGTTAAAAACTTCTCCCTGATAAGGCACATCGGTTGTTCCCAGAATATCGAGCGCCAGTTTTTCTAGCATATTCTCGGTCAGTTGCATCAGGTCTTTATAATCTGCATAAGCCTGATAAAACTCGATCATAGTAAATTCCGGATTATGTCGGGTCGATACCCCTTCATTACGAAAGTTACGGTTAATCTCAAATACTCGTTCAAAGCCGCCCACAACCAAACGTTTTAGGTAAAGCTCAGGCGCAATACGCAGAAAGAGTGGCATATCCAGCGCATTATGGTGAGTTTCAAACGGACGTGCTGAAGCACCACCAGGAATGACATGCATCATCGGCGTCTCAACTTCCATGAAACGTTCACTGTTCAGGTAACTACGGATGCCTGCAACAACTTTGGCACGAATTTCAAATGTTTTACGGGTTTCTTCGTTAACAATTAAATCCAGATAACGTTTACGATACTTAACTTCAGTATCGTTTAAACCATGAAACTTATCAGGCAATGGACGGAGCGATTTGGTGAGTAATTCAAAATGTTCGATATGAACATAAAGATCTCCTTTACCTGAACGCCCAATGTAACCTTGTACAGCAATAATATCACCAAGGTCCAAGCCCTTAATGCTTGCAAGAGTCTGTTCATCTAATTCTTTACGTGCAACATAAAGCTGAATACGGCCAGTCATATCCTGAATGACAATGAAGGAGCCACGATTCAGCATCACGCGCCCTGCTACAGACACATAAACTTTTTCACCAGCTTCAATTTCTTCTTTGGTTTTGCCAGCAAAAAGATTCTGTAGATCCTGCGCATAATGTTCACGTTTAAATGTATTTGGCCAAGGACTCTTACCAGTCTCTTCGGCCTGCTCTTTGATCTGTTTTAGTTTGGCATGACGCTGTGCAATTAAATCGTTTTCGGAAATAGTGTGTTCAGAAGTCGATTGAGCGTTATGTTGCGTCATCTCTGCCTCGATTCAAGTATAAAAAGAAGTCACATAGCATAGCAGATTGGTTACATTTTTCGTATGCCTTGCATCACGCTAAAGCAAAATAATTTCATCAATGCATTTTACTTAGACTTTGATCTAATCTAGACCAATAGCTAACAGCCAAGCGACAGGCGCAAAATTAAACTACCTACCGGAAGGGACAAGAAAAGATAACGGATATCTTGGATATTTCTGGATAGCGATTTGAAGTAAATTAAATGAATAAGTGCACATTAAAGATATTATTTATGCATGGGCTGGATTCCTCACGGGAATCTACCAAGTTCCATGCACTTCAGTCAGAAAATAAATGCTGTATTACAGTGGACTATCGTAATCTGAATTATCAGACAGTTGCTCACTTTTATCAGGAAATAATCCAGAAAATTCAGCCTGATGTGCTGGTAGGACATAGCCTGGGTGCGTACTGGGCATTAAAGATGTCGGCCTTATTCAAGCTACCGGCACTGGTTGCCAATCCCAGTTTGAAACCACAATTCCGGACAGATTATCCATCTATTAATGAGACAGATCTGGATTCTGATGCACCCAAAATTGCATATCTTGAACTGGGTGATGAAGAGCTGAATATGCTGGAAGCACAAGAATATCTGGAACAGTTTATGCTAGTTGAAGCAGTAGAAGGCGGTTGTCACCGCCTGTCTAATCCGGATAATTTAAATCAGCTGTTGCATCATCTGGAGAACCATTTTTTGCAACCTATCTGAATTATCCGGCTTTATAAGAATAAATTTTAGGCGACTTGTGCTTCAGGCTGGGTACGTTCATCCAGAACAGACCAGATATTAACCCCTAAATCACTATGTAAATCTGGCAGGTCAAGTAAAATACTTGCTCCAAGAATATGATGCTGACATTTTTCAGCAAGCTGTTTTACAGCTTTTAAAGTACCGCCTGTAGCCAGCACGTCATCAACAATAATAACTTTCTGTGGTGCAATACCATCAGCCATTTCCAGACGGTCTACGCCATACTCAAGACTATAACCAACACCCACTACTGGAGGCGGCAATTTGCCAGCTTTACGCACCAGTAATAAACCTTTATTTAAACGCTGGGCTAAAAGACTGGCCAAAACAAAACCACGTGCTTCTACCGCCAGGAAACTGTCGACTTCATTTAGCGCTTCAGCCGGAATGCTAGCAATTAAAGCATCTGTTAAAGCGGCAATATTCTGCATGAATAAAGGTGTCAGGTCGTAAAAACATATACCGGGCTTAGGGAAATCTTGTACCGTGCGGATATGAGTCCACAATGTTGTATGCAAACTGGTCATGGGAGAGGATCTGAAAAAACGAAAAAGAATGCATGAATTTTATGCTTTTATTCAGGTTATAGCCAGTTATCTAATGCAGAGTATTCAGTAATCAAAAAAATAAAAAATATAAGTGTCTGAATTTAATTAATTTTAATTAAAGGTATTTCTAAATAAAATTTTACCTATCTTTAAAATAAATGAATCATCGCTGCCCAGCTAGTAGACTATGGTCTTATTATCTAGGCTTCTCCTTTTTTAGTCTCATGTCTGTTATCAGATATTTTATTAAAAATAATGACTGATCCTATATTTGATATTTGATATTTGATATTTGATATTTGATATTTGATAATTTTAAAACAATTAATATTTTTATATCCTTACAGATTCAGTCATTTAGGAATAAATAGTACAAAATATTGCCTGTTTGCCCCTCCTTTTGACCTACTCTGCCATTACCTCAGTTTTCAAACTGGTTAAACTCCGGTATTTGCTTTACTTTGACTGCTGAACAGCGTAAAAATTTATGGCAAGATGAACATTCCTGAATGTTTATAATTTTAAAGATTTAACAATAGCTGCTTGTTTTTCCTGCCAGGTCTTTTGGCCCAGCAGTTTTGGAGATACAGATGAAGAAGTACCAATGCATCGTTTGTGGTTGGATTTATGACGAAGCTCAAGGTTGGCCACAAGATGGCATCGCACCGGGAACAAAATGGGAAGATATTCCGGATGACTGGACCTGCCCGGATTGTGGGGTATCTAAAGCAGATTTCGAGATGATCGAAGTTTAAATAATACTAAGACCATGCCCGACATGGTCTTTTTTACATCGAGCATAATTTATTGAACATGGAGAAAAATATGGACCCTATCGTCATTATCGGCTCAGGGATGGCAGGCTATACCCTTGCACGGGAGTTCCGTAAATTAAATACTGAACAGGAACTTGTGATGATTTGTGCCGATGATGCAGTAAATTATGCTAAACCGACTCTTTCAAACGCCTTGGCAGGTAATAAATCACCTGAACAGATTCCATTGGGTGATGCACAGAAAATGGCGGCCCAGCTCAATATGCAGATTGAGACCTTTACTTGGGTAAAAGAAATTCATCCTGAGCAGCATGAACTGCTCATTGAAAAAGATCAGCAGTCCCGAAAGCAGAAATATTCCAAGCTGATTCTGGCCGTTGGGGCTAATCCGGTTCGCCTGAATATTGCCGGGAACGCCAGTGAAGATATTCATGTCGTAAATTCATTAATCGACTACCGTACATTCCGTGAAAATCTGTCATCGCGTAAAGATAAGCGTGTTGTGATTTTAGGTGCGGGTCTAATTGGCTGTGAATTTGCCAATGACTTGCAGCATACCGGACACGGCGTTACTGTGATTGATCTGTCCTCACAACCGCTTGGCCGTTTATTACCTCAGCATGTGGCCAGTTCATTCCAGCATAAACTGGAACAGGCCGGTATCAAGTTTGTGTTTAATACTACTGTAGAGCAGGTTAATAAAATTGAAAATGATGACTATGTTGTGAGTCTTGCAAATGGAAAAGTATTGGAGGCTGATATCGTGCTTTCTGCAATTGGCTTGCAGCCAAACCTTGAACTGGCGAAAGCAGCCCAGATTCAGACCAGTCGCGGTATAGTTACAAATGGCCTGCTGGAAACCAGTCAGCCTGATATTTATGCCGTAGGTGACTGTGCCGAGGTAAATGGAACCCTGCTCCCTTATGTCATGCCGATTATGCAACAGGCACGGGCTCTGGCTAAAACCTTAAATGGTGAGCATACTCACGTCCATTATCCGGCTATGCCCGTTGCAGTAAAAACTCCGGCTGCCCCTCTTACTGTTCTTCCTGCCCCTTTAGATATTGAAGTCTCCTGGGAAAATGAAGAGCTTGAAGATGGTCTGATTGCCAAAGCTGTAGATGCTTCAGGAACATTACGCGGTTTTGTTTTACTTGGTCCAACAGCAGGCAAGCAGCGCCTGAACCTGGCAAAACAGGTCCCTGACTTGATTCCGCCTCAAGTTTAGCGCATAAATAAGCAGAGTGATTTTCAGTCAATACCGCTGTTTCGGGAGATAAGTGGTTTTATGAATAGTAATTTTCAACTTAAAGCTTCACCTTATTCTTCTTTTATGCATGAAACTCGGGTCGATTTAGGCAACGGAATCGAACTTCATGTAGAGATTGGCGGTAAACCTGAACATCCAACTATTTTGTTAATTATGGGACTAGGTGCGCAGCTTTTATATTGGCCGGATTTCTTTTGTAAATCATTAATTGACCAGGGTTATCGGGTAATTCGTTTTGACAATCGTGATATTGGACTTTCATCAAAGATACGTCATAAAGGACCACGTTTAAATACTTTTAAGCTGATGGGACGTTTTGCGCTTGGTCTACAGAATCAGGGAGCACCTTATACCCTCTATGACATGGCTGATGATGTAGCTTTACTGCTTGAAAGAATGGGGCTGGAAAAAACCTATGTTATCGGTGCTTCAATGGGTGGTATGATTGCGCAGATTCTTGCAGCACGCTATCCGGATAAGGTCGAAAAGTTAGGCTTGATGTTTACCAGCAATAATCAGCCTTTGCTTCCCCCTCCTTTTCCAAAACAGCTGTTTAGCCTGATTGGCAAGCCTGAAAGCAATGATGAAGAAGGAATTATTAGTCATAGTTTGAAGTTATTTGAGATTATAGGATCTCCCGGCTATATTAATCAGGTTGAAGCCATACAGAGTGCACGTAAACTATATCAACGGAGTTATTATCCAGCGGGTGTACTTCAACAGTTTTTAGCAATATTATGTACAGGTTCATTGCTAAAGCTGGATAAACAGATCCATCAGCCCACATTAGTGATCCATGGATCACGTGATCGTTTACTTCCACCGAGCCACGGCAAAGCTGTTGCGAAAGCAATCCCAGGCGCTAAGTTTGAATTGATTCATGGAATGGGGCATGATATTCCGCCGCATTTTATTCCTAAACTTAGCAGTTTATTTGCTCATCATTTTAATCATACACATTAGGACACTATGGCTGCATTACCCTCTTTAAGACAGCTGTCATATCTTGTAACACTGTCTGAAACGTTGCATTTCACTGAAGCAGCGCGCCGTTCATTCGTAACTCAGTCCACTTTATCGGGCGGAATTATGGAGCTGGAACGTTTGCTTGGTGGGGTTCTGGTAGAACGTGACCGCCAGAATGTACGTTTAACTCCCCTGGGTGAACAGGTGGTCGCACGAGCGCGTGTATTGCTGGCCGATGCTCAGGATTTAATGCGTTTAAGCCGTGAAATGAGCGAGCCGTTGACTGGTGACCTGCATCTGGGCATTATCCCAACCATGGCACCTTTTCTATTGTCACAGCTACTTGAAGAAGTGCATAAACAGTTACCCAAGATTCAGCTACATCTGCATGAAGCTCAAAGCGAGAAAATTGTAGAAAAGCTTGAACATGGTAATTTGGATATGGTTGCTCTGGCTCTACCCTTTGATACACGTAATTTGAAAGTGGCTGAAATCGCAAAAGAAGATCTGTATCTGGTTTATCATAAGGCTGACCAGAAAGCAGCCAATGCAAACAGTCTGCAAGATCTGGATCTGTCGCGACTGATGCTGCTTGAAGAAGGCCACTGCTTACGTGACCATGCTTTGAGCGCCTGCCCGATTGGTGAGCGTAAAAATGATAGTCGCCTGAAAGCCAGCTCATTACCTACATTGGTAGAAATGGTATCTTCTAATTTGGGCTTTACTTTGCTTCCTGAAATTGCCATTCATAATAATATGATTAAGTGCAATGAAGAGCTGATGGTGAAATCGATTGAGGCGGCGCCAAACCGTACGCTTGCACTGGTTACCCGTAAAAGTACGCCATTACAGAGCGAGTTCGACGTCCTGTTACAGATTTTTCAGAAAATCAGCAGTGAGTTACAAGCTCAGGCTCATGTCTGATTATTTTATTTAGTGTAAAAAGGAGCCTTAAGGCTCCTTTTTATCATGATTGAAAAATCTCCAGTAGCGTCTGCTGGGCATTGTAAGGTACCTCACCTTCAGCCAGCTGGGCACGATGCCACTGCCCGTTGCCCTGTAATATCCATGCCTGCTGGTTATCTTTAAGATAGGTTGCCAGCCCCTGTTCATAGATACGTTTTTTCAATGCCGGATCTTCGATAGGGAAACAGGCTTCTACCCGATTAAACAAATTACGGTCCATCCAGTCGGCACTGGAACAGTAAATACGCGGATTGCCATTGTTTGAGAAATAATAAACCCGTGTATGCTCCAGAAAACGCCCTACAATAGAACGGACCTGAATATTCTCCGAAAGGCCTGGCAACCCCGGACGCAGGCAGCAGATAGAGCGAATAATCAGGTCAATCTTGACCCCAGCCTGTGAAGCCTCATACAGTTTGTTAATCAGCTGCATTTCAGTTAAAGCATTGACCTTTACGATAATACGGGCTTTTTTCCCAGCTTTGGCATTGGCAATTTCTTCTTCAATATAGTGAATCAACTGCTGATGAAGTGTAAATGGGGCATGCAGCAGCTTTTTCAGCTTGGCCATTTTACCCATTCCAGTTAATTCCTGGAAAATACGGTGTACATCTTCACAAAGCTCTTTGTCAGTGGTCATCAGGCCATAGTCAGTATAAATCCGTGCATTGGCTGCATGGTAGTTACCTGTACCCAAATGCACATAACGTACCAGCTTGTTGTTTTCACGGCGAATAACCAGAATCATTTTGGCATGAGTTTTATAGCCTACAATGCCGTATACCACTACCGCACCTGCCTCCTGCAGGACATTGGCTACCTCAATATTGGATTCTTCATCAAAACGGGCACGCAGCTCGATCACTGCGGTTACTTCTTTGCCATTACGTGCAGCTTCTGCCAGAACCTGTACAATTTCAGAATCCGGTCCAGAACGGTATAGAGTCTGCTTGATGGCCAATACCTGCGGATCTCGCGCTGCTTCACGCAGCAGATTAATTACCGGTGCAAAAGATTCAAATGGATGGTGCAGTAAAATGTCCTGTTTCTGCATGGCAGAGAAAATATTTTCTGATTTTTTTAGGACTTTAGGAATTATCGGGGTATGCGAGTTATAGCGTAGATGAGGACGTTTAAAGTTTGACAGCAGCCGGGCCAGATTGACCGGACCATCCACTTTATATAACTGCTCCTCATCCAGATCAAACTCATTTAGCAGGTACTCATAAATATGTTGTGGACAGTTTTCAGTTACCTCCAGACGTACTGCACGGCCAAACCGTCGCGAGCTTAATTCGCCTTTAAGAGCTTTAGCCAGATCTTCCACATCCTCATTGAGTGCCAGATCGGCATTTCGGGTCACACGGAACTGGTAACAGCCGGTAGCTGTCATACCGGGGAACAGGTCTGAAACGTGTTCGTGAATAATCGCAGACAGCATGACATGATGCTCTTTACCACCAGTCAGTTCATCGGGTAAGCGAACTACACGCGGTAATGAACGGGGGGCAGGAACAACAGCCAGATCAATCTGCCGGCCAAACGCATCTTTACCTTCCAAGGTGACAATAAAATTTAAGCTTTTATTTACCAGTCTTGGGAATGGATGCGCTGGATCTAAACTGATAGGTGTAAGTACTGGAGCAACCTGCTCCTGAAAATACTTTTTGACCCAGGCGGATTGGGCAGGTGTTAAATCACCACGGCGCAGAAAACAGATATCTTCTTCACGCAGCTTGGGTAAAATTTCCTGATTTAATATCCGGTATTGGCGGGCAATGGCCTCATGTGCAGTTTTGGAAATGCTTTCCAGGACCTGTTTGGGAGTTAAACCGTCAGGACTGCGGCTTTCATTTCCCAAGTACAGCTGCTCCATAACTCCAGCAACACGGATTTCAAAAAACTCATCCATATTACGGGAAAAAATCAGCAGAAAATTCATACGCTCCAGCAAGGGATGTATCGGGTCAACAGCCTGTTCCAGTACCCGCAGGTGAAAGTCCAGAATGGACAGTTCACGGTTAATGTAGCGGTCATTATATGTATATTCTGAAGGACTGGCTGGAACTATACTATTCATGCTGCAACCTATACGAATGAGAACTGATATATTTCATTCAAGTATGCGTTAAAATTTTGACAATTTCATAAAAAAAAGCCCAAAAAATGGGCTTATCTTTAAAAAATTATTAAGGAATATGGCTATAACGCATATATTTACTGATCATACGCTTGCGGTACTGTAATTTCCGGTCATTCCGGTTTTCATCATAGTATTTCGGATTTGGTAAAAGTGCAGCCAGAAAAGCGGCCTGTTCACGGCTTAGACTATGCGAGCTTTTACCAAAGTAATGCTGGGTCGCAGCTTCTACCCCATAGATATTTTCCCCGAACTCAACCGAATTCATATAAACTTCTAAAATACGCTGTTTGGTCCACATACGCTCCATCATCCAGGTCGCGATAGCCTCCTGACCTTTGCGTAAAAAAGAGCGTTTATTGTATAAAAACAGATTTTTAGCGAGCTGCTGGGAGATAGTCGAACCACCGGCCACCACTTGTCCCTTTTCTCCGTTACGTTCAATAGCGTGCTGGATGCCATCCCAGTCAAATCCATGATGCTGAAGGAATTTGCCATCTTCTGCAGCGACAATTGCATGTTTAAAGTAATCGCTGATCTGGTCATAGTCACGCCACTCATGCTGGATAGGCTGACTTCGATCTGCCCAGTAATCTAGTCGCATAAACATGGTGGTTTCAACCGGATGGGTACGCCACCACACCAGACTGCTAAAAATCCAGAGTTGTACTAAAAGAAACAGACTGACAAGAATTAACAAAGTGCGAACAATAATAGCTTTCATGTCAGAGAGTTACTCCTGTATTCATTTTTTTTCGTGTTAAGCTGTCTTCGACCATATCGTATCTGTTTTTAAAAAAGCATGTCGAACTATTCACCTTTTCCGGTTCAATCCAATACGCAGCTTTGGTGGTGTACAGCGCTTCTGATTGCAATCAATGTCGGGTTGTTCGCCTGGCAGATTTTCGCTGGTGTTGATATTACCCAGCCTGAGATCATTGATGCAATCCGCTGGGGTGCTGATTATGCACCTTTAACCTATTTAGAGGAACCTCAACGGCTATTCACCAGCATGTTTTTTCATTTTGGTCTGATCCATCTTATGTTAAACATGTGGGCCCTCTATATCTTTGGCAGTGTGGCTGAACAGCTGTTTGGACGGTCCTATTTTATAGGTTTATATGTACTGGCCGGTCTTATGGGAAGTCTGCTCAGCGGCTATATTGATGTTCAAAATACATATAGCCTGCTGAATCAGTTTGAACCCGAGCTATTGCCACGTGTAGGTGCAGGCGCATCGGGCGCAGTCATGGGTCTGGGGGCAGCCTTGGCTATACTATCTTTATTACCAGTACTGCCCCGACAGCAGTTTATTCTGGACCGAAAATCCTTATTACTGGTTATGGGGCTTAATCTGGGCATGGGTTTTATGATTAGTGGCATTAATAACGCAGCCCATATCGGCGGCATGTTGATGGGTATACTGTTAGCACTGCTCTGGTATCTCAGCCAGCGTTTACGTGTCAGCGTTATAGGGGGAATGGCTGGCCTATTGATAGGTGCAGCATGCTGTCTGGCCTTGTATCAGTATAATCTGGAGCAGATACAGCAGATTCAGCCCCTCTGGCAGGAAATTTTAAGCCAGATGAAAAACCAGCTTGGCTTTTAAACCAGGCTGGCATTTATCTAAAAACTTTTACTGATTAATCGAGCGCAGACTCTCTAATGGTGGAATATCACAGAGATAACTCAAGCGATATCGGCCAATCATGGCACATACGACTGTCATGACAAGTGGTAGAAACAGCCAGATTTCAGCATGTAACTGTATCGGCAACTCCATACGGTAACTGGCAATTGCACTGATCACCTCTGCAAACAGACAAGCGACCGCTCCGGAAATAAAACCGATTAATCCAATTTCCAGACTCAGCATCTGTTTTAATTTATGTTTTGAACTGCCAAAAGAACGTAATAGTGCAACTTCCTGCTTACGTTCGTCCAGCAGCAGGTTTAGACATGCCAGCAGTACCAGAAAACCGGAGATACTTACCAGTACTGCCAGTACAGTAATAATCTGTACCAGAACATTTACCAGCTGTTTAACCTGTTCCAGAATCATACTGACATCAATAAAAACCGTATTCGGAAATTGTTGAATCAGATTAACCAGTTTAGGCCTGTCTTCTTCAGGTACATAAAAACTGCCCAGATAACTGCCCGCATTTTCATCTATTGTATCTGGTGAAAAAATAAAGAAGAAATTAGGACTGAAACTTTCCCACTCAACGGTTCTCAGATTAATGACCCGGGCGTTTAACAGGCCTTCTGGCAAACTAAAACCCAGCTCGTCCCCGACCCTGATTCCTAACTCTTCTGCTGTTTTTGCTTCAACTGAAACCTGTCCAATCCGGCTAAATGAAGCAGCTCCCTCAATAATCCGGTTATCTGCCGGATATTGTTTTGTCTGGGTAAGATTAAGCTCACGTTGCAAGGAGTTACTTTTCTGAATAAGTTCACTTGAGAAAGGCTGACCATTTTTCTCAGTCAAACGTCCCCGGATATTTGGATAAAGTGCTGTTCCAGCCCAACCATTTTGTCGAACCTGTTGCTGAAATGGTTCAAGGTCAAAAGGAGGCAAGCCATAAACGAACTGGTTCGGTGTATCTACAGGGAGTTGCTGCTGCCAGCGCTCCAGCATATCGGTACGCAATACGGCCAGCACCGTGATCAGGCTTAAACCCAAGGCCAGCGCTGTTATTTGTAAAGCAGTCTGATAGGGTGTACGCACATAAGCTGAAATCCGGCCTTTTGCTGCTTTTAATATTTTTAGAATAAGCCAGACTAAGCCGTAAAGTACTATACATAACAGGATAATTGCCAGCATTACCCATGCCGTCAGTCGCAGATTTTCTGTGAGTACCACACTGAAGATCACCAGACTTAATAGCCCAGTGGAAAGCATGACCAGAATGGAGATAACCGATTTTTCCTGCTGACGAATCACCCGAATAGGGGGCGTATTCAAAAGTTGCCATAAGCTTGGTCCGATAAAACCCAACAACACAATGGCACTGGTAAACATGGCTACAGGCAACGGGCCCTGTAGCATGACCAGTGCCGAAAACTGGATGTTCAAATTAGGGATGAGCTGCAGCATCAACTGAAGCAAGCCATAACCAAGTCCAATTCCCAGTATTGCACCAAAACTGATGGCAATTAGCATGATAATCACCAGCAGTATAAGATAAGCCCATAAAATACTATGTTTGGAAGCACCCAGGCAGCGCAGCAGCGCCAGATGGTCCTGGTTTTGCATGACGTAGCGTTGGCTAGTGAGCGCGATAGCAATACCGCAGAGTAAAATGGTAAGAATATTTGCCAGTTGCAAAAAGGTATCCAGATTCTCAAGCGGTTTCATCAGACGTGTATTGGCTTCACCCGCATTACGCAACTGCAGGCTGGTAGTTTCCCCTGCCTGTTCTGTATCAATTTTATTTTTCTGCTTTTGTCCGGTGAGCTGTTCAAAACCTTTTTCAAAAGCTTGTACCTGTTGCGGTGATCCGGCCATCAATAAACGGTACTGTACCCGGCTACCCACCTGAATAGCTTCTGTACGTGCGATATCTTGCTGGTGAATAATGACAGTGGGTGAAAATCCCGAAAATCCTAATTCCTGATTGCTGTCTTTAACAATTTTTGCTGCAACGTTAAAACTGCCATCTGCAATCTGGATCTGGTCACCTACTTTTACCTTTAATAGTTCCAAGGCACGTGGGCTAAGCCAGACTTCTCCCGGATTGGGAATTTGAGCAGCAGAGGTACTCTGCAGTTCTCCTCTCAAAGGAAAGGCCTGATCTATGGCCTTAACATTAACCATAACAAACTGGTCATCCGTATGGACCATTGAGCTAAATACAGTAACCTTTGACTGTGCCAAACCCAGCTGCCGGGCCTGCTGGAACCATTTTTGCTCGAGCGGCGCGGT harbors:
- the lysS gene encoding lysine--tRNA ligase — its product is MTQHNAQSTSEHTISENDLIAQRHAKLKQIKEQAEETGKSPWPNTFKREHYAQDLQNLFAGKTKEEIEAGEKVYVSVAGRVMLNRGSFIVIQDMTGRIQLYVARKELDEQTLASIKGLDLGDIIAVQGYIGRSGKGDLYVHIEHFELLTKSLRPLPDKFHGLNDTEVKYRKRYLDLIVNEETRKTFEIRAKVVAGIRSYLNSERFMEVETPMMHVIPGGASARPFETHHNALDMPLFLRIAPELYLKRLVVGGFERVFEINRNFRNEGVSTRHNPEFTMIEFYQAYADYKDLMQLTENMLEKLALDILGTTDVPYQGEVFNFKGPYKKISMFDAILEHNPEFTPENVNDREFLAKFVREELKEQVKAGFGLGKLQTIVFEETVETKLRQPTFITEYPAETSPLARRNNDNPHITDRFEFFIGGRELANGFSELNDPIDQAERFQAQVEEKDAGDDEAMHYDAEFIEALEYGLPPTAGEGIGIDRLVMIFADAPSIRDVILFPHMRRKDV
- a CDS encoding YqiA/YcfP family alpha/beta fold hydrolase codes for the protein MNKCTLKILFMHGLDSSRESTKFHALQSENKCCITVDYRNLNYQTVAHFYQEIIQKIQPDVLVGHSLGAYWALKMSALFKLPALVANPSLKPQFRTDYPSINETDLDSDAPKIAYLELGDEELNMLEAQEYLEQFMLVEAVEGGCHRLSNPDNLNQLLHHLENHFLQPI
- a CDS encoding adenine phosphoribosyltransferase, with amino-acid sequence MTSLHTTLWTHIRTVQDFPKPGICFYDLTPLFMQNIAALTDALIASIPAEALNEVDSFLAVEARGFVLASLLAQRLNKGLLLVRKAGKLPPPVVGVGYSLEYGVDRLEMADGIAPQKVIIVDDVLATGGTLKAVKQLAEKCQHHILGASILLDLPDLHSDLGVNIWSVLDERTQPEAQVA
- the rubA gene encoding rubredoxin RubA translates to MKKYQCIVCGWIYDEAQGWPQDGIAPGTKWEDIPDDWTCPDCGVSKADFEMIEV
- a CDS encoding NAD(P)/FAD-dependent oxidoreductase, with the translated sequence MDPIVIIGSGMAGYTLAREFRKLNTEQELVMICADDAVNYAKPTLSNALAGNKSPEQIPLGDAQKMAAQLNMQIETFTWVKEIHPEQHELLIEKDQQSRKQKYSKLILAVGANPVRLNIAGNASEDIHVVNSLIDYRTFRENLSSRKDKRVVILGAGLIGCEFANDLQHTGHGVTVIDLSSQPLGRLLPQHVASSFQHKLEQAGIKFVFNTTVEQVNKIENDDYVVSLANGKVLEADIVLSAIGLQPNLELAKAAQIQTSRGIVTNGLLETSQPDIYAVGDCAEVNGTLLPYVMPIMQQARALAKTLNGEHTHVHYPAMPVAVKTPAAPLTVLPAPLDIEVSWENEELEDGLIAKAVDASGTLRGFVLLGPTAGKQRLNLAKQVPDLIPPQV
- the estB gene encoding esterase EstB; translated protein: MNSNFQLKASPYSSFMHETRVDLGNGIELHVEIGGKPEHPTILLIMGLGAQLLYWPDFFCKSLIDQGYRVIRFDNRDIGLSSKIRHKGPRLNTFKLMGRFALGLQNQGAPYTLYDMADDVALLLERMGLEKTYVIGASMGGMIAQILAARYPDKVEKLGLMFTSNNQPLLPPPFPKQLFSLIGKPESNDEEGIISHSLKLFEIIGSPGYINQVEAIQSARKLYQRSYYPAGVLQQFLAILCTGSLLKLDKQIHQPTLVIHGSRDRLLPPSHGKAVAKAIPGAKFELIHGMGHDIPPHFIPKLSSLFAHHFNHTH
- the oxyR gene encoding LysR family transcriptional regulator OxyR — encoded protein: MAALPSLRQLSYLVTLSETLHFTEAARRSFVTQSTLSGGIMELERLLGGVLVERDRQNVRLTPLGEQVVARARVLLADAQDLMRLSREMSEPLTGDLHLGIIPTMAPFLLSQLLEEVHKQLPKIQLHLHEAQSEKIVEKLEHGNLDMVALALPFDTRNLKVAEIAKEDLYLVYHKADQKAANANSLQDLDLSRLMLLEEGHCLRDHALSACPIGERKNDSRLKASSLPTLVEMVSSNLGFTLLPEIAIHNNMIKCNEELMVKSIEAAPNRTLALVTRKSTPLQSEFDVLLQIFQKISSELQAQAHV